From one bacterium Scap17 genomic stretch:
- a CDS encoding DUF2848 domain-containing protein gives MLTFTHDNGEFTLDVQRVAIAGWAGRDQAGVQHHIDELKLLGVAPPSQTPLFYRVTRETLTQASQVAMLGGEGSGEVETCLVSDAEGTLWVTIASDHTDRKLEAVGVAESKQLCAKPIARHAWKLSEVIDHWDSLEIESEIEDAGKTVRYQQGTLAELLPVATLMERLPAGIAKDGSLAPNSVLLCGTVPAIGGIRPSPSFTMRLIDPQTGRRIEHRYEVEELEVVA, from the coding sequence ATGCTGACCTTTACCCATGACAACGGCGAATTCACCCTTGATGTCCAGCGCGTCGCGATTGCCGGCTGGGCCGGACGCGACCAGGCGGGCGTGCAGCACCATATCGACGAGCTCAAGCTGCTGGGCGTGGCGCCGCCCTCCCAGACCCCGCTGTTCTACCGCGTGACCCGCGAGACCCTGACCCAGGCCTCACAGGTCGCGATGCTCGGCGGCGAAGGCTCCGGTGAGGTCGAGACCTGTCTGGTCAGCGACGCCGAGGGCACCCTGTGGGTGACGATCGCCTCGGACCACACCGACCGCAAGCTCGAAGCCGTCGGCGTCGCCGAATCCAAGCAGCTGTGCGCCAAGCCGATTGCCCGCCACGCCTGGAAGCTCAGTGAGGTCATCGACCACTGGGACAGCCTCGAGATCGAAAGCGAGATCGAAGACGCCGGCAAGACCGTGCGCTATCAGCAGGGCACTCTCGCTGAGCTGCTGCCGGTCGCCACCCTGATGGAGCGCCTGCCGGCCGGTATCGCCAAGGACGGCAGCCTGGCCCCCAACAGCGTGCTGCTGTGCGGCACCGTGCCGGCGATCGGTGGCATCCGCCCCAGCCCGAGCTTTACCATGCGCCTGATCGACCCGCAGACCGGTCGTCGCATCGAGCACCGTTATGAGGTGGAAGAACTTGAGGTGGTGGCATGA
- a CDS encoding zinc-binding alcohol dehydrogenase family protein, with protein MKAIGYYAAGSIDRDDALVDIELETPVATGHDLLVKVAAVSVNPVDYKIRESREPAAGEAAVIGWDAVGEVIAIGDQVTAFAPGDKVWYAGDITRAGTNSELHLVDERIVGQAPKSVPVHEAAALPLTTLTGFEMLFDRLRVTEPVPGAARAILIIGGAGGVGSITIQLLRELTDLTIIATASRPQTREWVKSLGAHHVIDHSQPLPAQIEALGIGAPAFVFSTNFSEHYAPQVAELIAPQGRFGMIDDPQTLDVVPFKPKAVSIHWELMFTRSLFTTADITRQGEILTKVAGLLDTGRITSTATETFGTINAENLKRAHALLESGKAKGKIVLEGF; from the coding sequence ATGAAAGCCATTGGTTACTACGCTGCCGGTTCCATTGATCGTGACGACGCCCTGGTCGATATCGAACTCGAGACACCGGTCGCCACCGGTCACGACCTGCTGGTCAAGGTTGCTGCGGTTTCTGTGAATCCGGTGGATTACAAGATTCGTGAGAGCCGCGAGCCGGCCGCCGGCGAAGCTGCCGTCATCGGCTGGGACGCCGTGGGCGAGGTCATCGCCATCGGTGACCAGGTCACGGCCTTCGCCCCGGGCGACAAGGTCTGGTATGCCGGTGATATCACCCGCGCTGGCACCAACAGCGAACTCCATCTGGTGGATGAACGTATCGTCGGCCAAGCGCCCAAGTCCGTGCCGGTTCATGAGGCGGCTGCGCTGCCGCTGACCACGCTGACCGGCTTCGAGATGCTGTTCGATCGCCTGCGTGTCACCGAGCCGGTGCCGGGTGCTGCACGTGCCATTCTGATCATCGGTGGGGCCGGTGGCGTGGGCTCCATCACCATCCAGCTGCTGCGTGAGCTGACCGATCTGACCATCATCGCCACGGCGTCACGCCCCCAGACTCGCGAGTGGGTGAAGTCACTGGGCGCGCATCACGTCATCGACCACAGCCAGCCGCTGCCGGCCCAGATCGAGGCGCTGGGCATTGGTGCCCCGGCCTTCGTGTTCTCGACCAACTTCTCCGAGCACTACGCGCCGCAGGTCGCCGAATTGATCGCGCCGCAGGGTCGTTTCGGCATGATCGATGACCCACAGACCCTCGATGTGGTGCCGTTCAAGCCCAAGGCCGTTTCCATCCATTGGGAGCTGATGTTCACTCGTTCACTGTTCACCACCGCCGATATCACGCGTCAGGGTGAGATCCTAACCAAGGTGGCGGGTCTGCTGGATACTGGCAGAATCACCTCCACCGCGACGGAAACCTTCGGCACCATCAACGCCGAAAACCTCAAGCGCGCGCATGCCTTGCTGGAAAGCGGCAAGGCCAAGGGCAAGATCGTCCTCGAAGGCTTCTGA
- a CDS encoding amidase (catalyzes the hydrolysis of a monocarboxylic acid amid to form a monocarboxylate and ammonia) codes for MSDEHKRLEQAREFWARSPRQRTLTQLLAAYQTGSFGPEQTATVLAERHQALGESASHSIISRDDAGMSVQAAAQQQLKAAATSLPLGGVPVSIKDLFDETDMTTLAGSRALAASQPADQDAVALSRLKAAGILHAGRTSMSEFAFSGLGLNPHVGTPPNPFDGERITGGSTSGGAASVAFGLAAATLGSDTGGSLRIPAAFCGLTGFKPSQASVPGDGAFPLSPSLDCIGPIAPSVACCRLLWEVLSGEVADPTPLTRPLTLLVPESELVSEVDADVAADFAALLERLEGLGVRLQRAPIEAIEAAYAINQRGGLVIPEAAAVHHELLAAHEAQYDPLIAERLNGGRDITSSEYLARLWPRTAIQQRFAQQVQDVDAVLMPTVAMRAPRRDLLEQDGALFAQLNKRALRNTSVFNYLDASSISIPAPAPQNEEPLGLMLSRPQGQDVALLRVAQALETLLAQ; via the coding sequence ATGAGTGATGAGCACAAGCGCCTTGAGCAGGCGCGTGAATTCTGGGCGCGCTCGCCCCGCCAGCGCACGTTGACGCAGTTGCTGGCCGCCTATCAGACAGGCAGTTTCGGCCCCGAGCAGACCGCCACGGTGCTTGCCGAGCGCCATCAGGCCCTGGGCGAGAGCGCCAGCCACAGCATCATCAGCCGCGATGATGCTGGCATGAGTGTGCAGGCCGCCGCTCAGCAGCAACTCAAGGCGGCGGCGACGTCGTTGCCGCTGGGGGGTGTTCCGGTCTCGATCAAGGACCTCTTCGACGAGACCGACATGACGACGCTGGCAGGCTCGCGGGCACTGGCAGCAAGCCAACCAGCCGATCAGGACGCTGTGGCGCTGAGCCGCCTGAAAGCCGCCGGTATCCTGCATGCCGGCCGCACCAGCATGAGCGAGTTCGCGTTCTCTGGCCTGGGCCTGAACCCGCATGTCGGCACGCCGCCCAACCCCTTCGATGGCGAGCGCATCACCGGCGGCTCGACCTCCGGCGGCGCCGCCTCCGTCGCCTTCGGGCTGGCAGCTGCGACCCTGGGCAGCGATACCGGCGGCTCGCTGCGGATTCCGGCGGCCTTCTGTGGCCTGACGGGCTTCAAGCCGTCACAGGCCAGCGTGCCGGGAGATGGCGCCTTCCCGCTGTCACCCAGCCTGGACTGCATCGGCCCCATCGCGCCCAGCGTCGCCTGCTGTCGCCTCCTGTGGGAAGTCCTGAGCGGTGAGGTCGCTGACCCGACGCCGCTCACTCGCCCGCTGACGCTGCTGGTGCCGGAGAGCGAGCTGGTCAGTGAAGTGGACGCCGATGTGGCCGCCGACTTCGCCGCCCTGCTGGAACGGCTCGAAGGGCTGGGAGTTCGCCTCCAGCGTGCGCCGATCGAGGCCATCGAGGCCGCTTACGCCATCAACCAGCGCGGCGGCCTGGTCATTCCGGAAGCGGCCGCCGTGCATCACGAACTGCTGGCCGCCCACGAAGCCCAGTATGATCCGCTGATCGCCGAACGCCTGAATGGTGGGCGCGACATCACCTCCAGCGAATATCTGGCGCGCCTGTGGCCGCGCACTGCCATCCAGCAACGCTTTGCTCAGCAGGTGCAGGATGTCGATGCGGTGCTGATGCCGACCGTTGCCATGCGTGCCCCACGTCGTGACCTGCTGGAGCAGGATGGCGCGCTCTTCGCCCAGCTCAACAAGCGCGCGCTGCGCAACACCAGCGTCTTCAACTACCTGGATGCCAGCTCGATCTCGATTCCGGCGCCGGCACCACAGAACGAGGAACCGCTGGGCCTGATGCTGTCGCGCCCTCAGGGGCAGGATGTGGCGCTGCTGCGCGTCGCCCAGGCGCTGGAGACACTGCTCGCGCAATAG
- a CDS encoding glyoxalase, whose amino-acid sequence MGIQRLDHVNLRTGQLSAMLQWYGDVLGLHSGPRPDFSFAGAWLYAGEVAVIHLIDIGCLPAISSDASLRLEHFSLAATDIEAFEARLAASRTHYQRIALAGGGLVQLHTRDPDGNHLHLDFATATCRAVA is encoded by the coding sequence ATGGGCATACAGCGTCTTGATCATGTAAACCTGCGAACCGGACAGCTGAGTGCCATGCTCCAGTGGTATGGCGATGTACTGGGGCTGCACAGCGGGCCGCGACCCGATTTCTCCTTTGCCGGTGCCTGGCTTTACGCCGGGGAGGTGGCGGTCATCCATCTCATCGACATCGGTTGCCTGCCAGCGATCAGCAGTGATGCCAGTCTCCGGCTTGAGCATTTCTCGCTTGCCGCCACGGATATCGAGGCATTCGAGGCGCGCCTGGCGGCTTCCCGTACGCACTATCAGCGGATCGCGCTCGCGGGTGGCGGGCTCGTGCAACTGCACACGCGAGACCCGGACGGCAATCATCTGCATCTCGATTTTGCCACCGCAACCTGCCGCGCCGTGGCCTGA
- a CDS encoding TRAP transporter large permease: protein MLGFLSVGILTLLLAGIPVAVTLFLLAFGIDQFYSFFPLTKALGQNLWSAADSFLLIAIPLFVLMGEIIVRAGIAEKAYRAMDHWLSWLPGGLLHANITTSALFSATSGSSVATAATVSTVALPQGKKLGYDAKLFCGSIAAGGTLGILIPPSINLIVYGFLTETSIPKLFMAGLVPGLGLAALFMLASLLLCVWKPSLGGPRQSASWSTRIKSLSFLLPLLVLFIVIVGSIYLGWATPTEAAAIGVLASLGLAAINRSLNLSMISRALDGTVKTTSMILFIIMAASFLNFALASSGMVQQVTGLLEAYDLGPFALLMAVIALFIVLGFFIETLSLMVITIPIVTPLIAAAGYDKVWFGIVMILFVELALITPPVGLNLYIVQASRRGEAFADVIIGTLPYLGAMLVMAALLVAFPQIALWLPSAL, encoded by the coding sequence ATGTTGGGCTTTCTTTCGGTGGGTATCCTCACCCTGCTGCTGGCCGGCATTCCGGTTGCGGTCACTCTCTTTCTGCTCGCCTTCGGGATCGACCAGTTCTATTCCTTCTTCCCGCTGACCAAGGCGCTGGGCCAGAACCTGTGGTCTGCCGCGGACTCCTTCCTGCTGATCGCGATTCCGCTGTTCGTGCTGATGGGCGAGATCATCGTGCGCGCCGGCATCGCCGAGAAGGCCTACCGCGCCATGGACCACTGGCTGTCGTGGCTGCCAGGCGGCCTGCTGCACGCCAACATCACCACCTCGGCGCTGTTCTCGGCGACCTCCGGCTCCTCGGTGGCCACGGCGGCCACGGTCTCGACCGTGGCACTTCCCCAGGGCAAGAAGCTCGGTTATGACGCCAAGCTGTTCTGCGGCAGCATCGCCGCGGGCGGCACCCTGGGCATCCTGATTCCGCCGTCGATCAACCTGATCGTCTATGGCTTCCTGACCGAGACCTCCATCCCGAAGCTGTTCATGGCCGGCCTGGTGCCGGGCCTCGGCCTGGCGGCGCTGTTCATGCTGGCCTCGCTGCTGCTATGTGTCTGGAAGCCGTCACTGGGCGGCCCGCGTCAGAGCGCCAGCTGGAGCACACGCATCAAGAGCCTGTCATTCCTGCTGCCGTTGCTGGTGCTGTTCATCGTCATCGTCGGCTCCATCTATCTGGGCTGGGCGACGCCGACCGAAGCCGCCGCCATCGGCGTGCTGGCCTCGCTGGGCCTCGCCGCCATCAACCGCTCGCTGAATCTGTCGATGATCAGCCGCGCGCTGGATGGCACCGTCAAGACCACCTCGATGATCCTGTTCATCATCATGGCGGCCTCCTTCCTCAACTTCGCGCTGGCCTCCTCCGGCATGGTCCAGCAGGTCACCGGCCTGCTCGAGGCCTATGACCTGGGGCCCTTCGCGCTGCTGATGGCGGTGATCGCACTGTTCATCGTGCTCGGTTTCTTCATCGAGACCCTGTCGCTGATGGTCATCACCATCCCCATCGTCACTCCGCTGATCGCGGCGGCCGGTTACGACAAAGTGTGGTTCGGCATCGTGATGATCCTGTTCGTCGAGCTGGCACTGATCACCCCGCCAGTCGGCCTGAACCTCTACATCGTGCAGGCCTCACGGCGTGGCGAAGCCTTCGCCGACGTCATCATCGGCACCCTGCCGTATCTGGGCGCGATGCTGGTGATGGCCGCGCTGCTGGTGGCCTTCCCGCAGATCGCGCTGTGGCTGCCTTCGGCGCTGTAA